The following are encoded together in the Astyanax mexicanus isolate ESR-SI-001 chromosome 8, AstMex3_surface, whole genome shotgun sequence genome:
- the samd7 gene encoding sterile alpha motif domain-containing protein 7 isoform X2: MTPREQLRKMTALGDQGTLDEKHWYRLVNGMSAGELRQRQELMMRNQMAMAPQILAQGQQRLQTVPTQFEPRFMDRELVPPAEMVSSEARQMHIGAHLGPPLPTHSNVIPGRGFPGTGGYGFLPTESMETVARRQELIHKQNIARMEMNAILHQKELENAHQKGLMGMENPMMYQGLPPNPMAFRGRQRLPDGHEVFVHRPTLDDLQANSLLMSSSPYPPISTLQRERGRRAGRRTANHKGSEVNPACVKSQSEEKSVEQSPGGASGEDKEPEIKGELSGEGSASQSKPHQTKIDVDLSTSAGRKSYKDGEQGLRKPCISGQEVCAEGPNCNPSSSEKDISNPCSAFQEKFLYPSAAAPLSGFPYMFPLPGNGLLPPGPTNVFLNGEEMSSVDDLRKWTVDDVYNFINDIPSCSEYAQTFKDHMIDGETLPLLTEDHLLDTLGLKLGPALKIRSQVSRRLGNMFCMLNLPLAPTLQPPTEKAVDRSSDISSPLNCHSVELLGSPRDSEGLKPSEPGAEPESQSPIAMNESA; encoded by the exons ATGACCCCACGGGAGCAGCTGAGGAAGATGACGGCTTTAGGAGATCAGGGCACTCTGGATGAGAAGCACTGGTACAGATTGGTCAACGGAATGTCAGCTGGAG agCTGAGACAGAGGCAGGAGCTGATGATGAGGAACCAGATGGCTATGGCCCCTCAGATCCTCGCTCAGGGGCAGCAAAGGCTGCAGACGGTTCCTACTCAGTTTGAGCCGCGCTTCATGGACAG AGAGCTGGTGCCCCCTGCTGAGATGGTTTCATCTGAGGCTCGGCAGATGCACATCGGCGCCCATTTGGGACCGCCTCTACCCACACACTCCAATGTCATCCCAGGCAGAGGATTCCCTGGAACAG GGGGTTATGGGTTTCTTCCCACTGAATCCATGGAGACTGTTGCTAGGCGACAAGAGCTTATCCACAAGCAGAATATCGCCAG gATGGAGATGAATGCAATCCTCCATCAGAAGGAGCTGGAGAATGCCCACCAGAAAGGTCTTATGGGAATGGAAAACCCCATGATGTACCAGGGCCTTCCACCCAACCCTATGGCCTTCAGAGGGCGCCAGCGTCTTCCCGATGGGCACGAAGTGTTTGTGCACCGCCCGACACTGGATGACCTTCAGGCAAACAGCCTGCTCATGTCCAGCAGCCCATATCCACCAATCAGCACGCTTCAGCGGGAGAGGGGTCGGAGAGCTGGCCGCAGAACTGCCAACCACAAGGGGTCAGAGGTCAACCCGGCCTGTGTAAaaagccaatcagaggagaagaGTGTGGAGCAGAGTCCAGGGGGCGCTTCGGGAGAGGACAAGGAGCCAGAGATCAAAGGAGAACTGAGTGGAGAGGGCAGTGCCAGCCAGAG CAAACCCCACCAGACGAAGATAGATGTGGATCTGTCCACTAGTGCGGGCAGGAAGAGTTACAAAGATGGAGAGCAGGGTCTTCGGAAGCCATGCATTAGTGGACAGGAGGTGTGTGCTGAAGGCCCAAACTGTAACCCCAGCAGCAGCGAGAAGGACATTTCCAACCCCTGCTCGGCCTTCCAGGAGAAGTTCCTGTACCCGTCCGCAGCTGCACCGCTCTCAGGCTTCCCCTACATGTTCCCACTGCCAGGCAACGGACTCCTGCCCCCTG GACCCACGAACGTGTTTCTGAATGGTGAAGAGATGTCTTCGGTGGATGATCTTCGTAAGTGGACGGTCGATGATGTTTACAACTTCATCAATGACATTCCAAGCTGTTCTGAATATGCTCAG ACATTTAAGGACCACATGATCGATGGGGAGACACTGCCACTGCTGACAGAAGATCACCTGCTAGACACACTGGGGCTAAAACTGGGTCCAGCGCTAAAGATACGATCACAG GTGTCTCGTAGACTGGGTAACATGTTTTGTATGCTGAATCTGCCGCTGGCCCCCACCCTGCAGCCCCCGACGGAGAAGGCTGTGGATCGATCCTCAGATATCAGCTCTCCATTAAACTGCCACAGTGTGGAGCTGCTGGGGAGCCCCAGAGACTCTGAGGGTCTCAAACCCTCTGAGCCTGGGGCCGAGCCTGAGAGCCAGTCACCTATTGCTATGAACGAGTCTGCCTGA
- the samd7 gene encoding sterile alpha motif domain-containing protein 7 isoform X1, whose amino-acid sequence MTPREQLRKMTALGDQGTLDEKHWYRLVNGMSAGAELRQRQELMMRNQMAMAPQILAQGQQRLQTVPTQFEPRFMDRELVPPAEMVSSEARQMHIGAHLGPPLPTHSNVIPGRGFPGTGGYGFLPTESMETVARRQELIHKQNIARMEMNAILHQKELENAHQKGLMGMENPMMYQGLPPNPMAFRGRQRLPDGHEVFVHRPTLDDLQANSLLMSSSPYPPISTLQRERGRRAGRRTANHKGSEVNPACVKSQSEEKSVEQSPGGASGEDKEPEIKGELSGEGSASQSKPHQTKIDVDLSTSAGRKSYKDGEQGLRKPCISGQEVCAEGPNCNPSSSEKDISNPCSAFQEKFLYPSAAAPLSGFPYMFPLPGNGLLPPGPTNVFLNGEEMSSVDDLRKWTVDDVYNFINDIPSCSEYAQTFKDHMIDGETLPLLTEDHLLDTLGLKLGPALKIRSQVSRRLGNMFCMLNLPLAPTLQPPTEKAVDRSSDISSPLNCHSVELLGSPRDSEGLKPSEPGAEPESQSPIAMNESA is encoded by the exons ATGACCCCACGGGAGCAGCTGAGGAAGATGACGGCTTTAGGAGATCAGGGCACTCTGGATGAGAAGCACTGGTACAGATTGGTCAACGGAATGTCAGCTGGAG cagagCTGAGACAGAGGCAGGAGCTGATGATGAGGAACCAGATGGCTATGGCCCCTCAGATCCTCGCTCAGGGGCAGCAAAGGCTGCAGACGGTTCCTACTCAGTTTGAGCCGCGCTTCATGGACAG AGAGCTGGTGCCCCCTGCTGAGATGGTTTCATCTGAGGCTCGGCAGATGCACATCGGCGCCCATTTGGGACCGCCTCTACCCACACACTCCAATGTCATCCCAGGCAGAGGATTCCCTGGAACAG GGGGTTATGGGTTTCTTCCCACTGAATCCATGGAGACTGTTGCTAGGCGACAAGAGCTTATCCACAAGCAGAATATCGCCAG gATGGAGATGAATGCAATCCTCCATCAGAAGGAGCTGGAGAATGCCCACCAGAAAGGTCTTATGGGAATGGAAAACCCCATGATGTACCAGGGCCTTCCACCCAACCCTATGGCCTTCAGAGGGCGCCAGCGTCTTCCCGATGGGCACGAAGTGTTTGTGCACCGCCCGACACTGGATGACCTTCAGGCAAACAGCCTGCTCATGTCCAGCAGCCCATATCCACCAATCAGCACGCTTCAGCGGGAGAGGGGTCGGAGAGCTGGCCGCAGAACTGCCAACCACAAGGGGTCAGAGGTCAACCCGGCCTGTGTAAaaagccaatcagaggagaagaGTGTGGAGCAGAGTCCAGGGGGCGCTTCGGGAGAGGACAAGGAGCCAGAGATCAAAGGAGAACTGAGTGGAGAGGGCAGTGCCAGCCAGAG CAAACCCCACCAGACGAAGATAGATGTGGATCTGTCCACTAGTGCGGGCAGGAAGAGTTACAAAGATGGAGAGCAGGGTCTTCGGAAGCCATGCATTAGTGGACAGGAGGTGTGTGCTGAAGGCCCAAACTGTAACCCCAGCAGCAGCGAGAAGGACATTTCCAACCCCTGCTCGGCCTTCCAGGAGAAGTTCCTGTACCCGTCCGCAGCTGCACCGCTCTCAGGCTTCCCCTACATGTTCCCACTGCCAGGCAACGGACTCCTGCCCCCTG GACCCACGAACGTGTTTCTGAATGGTGAAGAGATGTCTTCGGTGGATGATCTTCGTAAGTGGACGGTCGATGATGTTTACAACTTCATCAATGACATTCCAAGCTGTTCTGAATATGCTCAG ACATTTAAGGACCACATGATCGATGGGGAGACACTGCCACTGCTGACAGAAGATCACCTGCTAGACACACTGGGGCTAAAACTGGGTCCAGCGCTAAAGATACGATCACAG GTGTCTCGTAGACTGGGTAACATGTTTTGTATGCTGAATCTGCCGCTGGCCCCCACCCTGCAGCCCCCGACGGAGAAGGCTGTGGATCGATCCTCAGATATCAGCTCTCCATTAAACTGCCACAGTGTGGAGCTGCTGGGGAGCCCCAGAGACTCTGAGGGTCTCAAACCCTCTGAGCCTGGGGCCGAGCCTGAGAGCCAGTCACCTATTGCTATGAACGAGTCTGCCTGA